AGGTGAGAGGCCCTCCAGCTCCAGGATACGATCCTCCAGTTTCTTTAGTCGCTGGTAGACACTAAATGGCACCGGGCCGACTGTAGAATAAAATACTTGTTGAACACACTGACTACTGATCTTTTTCCATGACTAATTCAACAACATAGGGTGGAATTTGTGAAGAAGCATTTTCATAGTAGTGGGTTagtttaaatatataattttacaCTGTTTATATAAGGTAAAAACTAATtatctgctttattttatttacagacatatatgtcaaaaaataaataattaccgTACATACCAAAATGGTACATATCTTATACACAGCACTAGTAAACTCATGTCATTTTGGCTTATTTGTGAAAAAGAGATGCTGAATTggaaattaacactggtttaAAGTGAGATACTCATTTTAGTACAAGTAAAACTTCTTCCTTGTCTGACCTGCTGGGAGTTTGAGGTGAGTCTCGATGTTGTGCAGTCGTTCTTCTATGGCTGTATTTCCACAGTCTCCTGCCCTGAGCCCCCTCTGCTGCTCCCCAGACTCTGCTTTGCCTCCCCCACGAGTCTGGGGCCCATATGTGTTGACCACCCGTGTAACTGGACAGTCAAGGAAAATGAGACACAGATGCTGTAAACCAATATTAACCATAAACTGACATGTCAACAGACAGCTCATGCAAAATGCATGGATATGCATAGATGGGTAGTGCAAAACccctgacatttatttattttatagtcctgctgtttgtgctttatATTGCACTGTAGAGTGATGTTGGAATTTATCTGTAtgcatattaaataataaatacctaaaaatgataaatacagatgtatttttcaaagTGATGTGTGTAATTTCAAGAATGACAGGTTGCAATGCTTAAATTTAATGTagtaaatgtgaaattaatatttgtgtcaaatgtttattttcttaccTTTCACATGGCTTTTAAAACCTGGGTAAGGAGTGAAAACTGCATCTGTTCTGGCACAGCTGTTTTCTGTAAAGGAGAACATTACACTTAAcatgtaatgtaaaaatataaaaataaattggtgggaaaaaaaaaatttatgacatatattacatttaatacacTCATACTATTTGTGTGTCCTGATTTCTTTTACAGGTATCTCACATAGGCTTCTGAATTTATAAAAGGttctctgtctccctgtttTTCTGGACTAAGCTGGTTGTGTTTTCAGGCAGAGTGCGTTAGCTACTTCAGCCCTACTCTTGCAGCAGTTCAGCCTGACCTCTCGCCTGTGGAAATCAGCTCTCTCCCAAACATTGGCAATCTGTGTGCAGGCTCCCTCTCCACCCTGCCCCCAACCTCTCTCCCATTCTCACCCTGATTGCAGTCGATCACGTTGCAGAACTCGCGTACATTGTTTTCATTGATCTCCATCTGCTTGCGTTCCATAAATGCAGATATTCTTCGCTCGATCTAGGGTTACAATAGAGAGACAACACAGATAATGCGATGGATTGATGAGCCGTTGATAGGTGTCAAGAATGcagtgggatttttttttccctacttAAAGTTAATGATCTGAGGAAAACAGCATGCAGCAATTTACTTTACATGGAAGAGGAATGTAGTAGAAAATTATACCAGGTATCCAAAAGAATTGAAATGCTTGCCATTATCACATGATGGAATATGAATACTGTTTGCTTGGCTaccaaaataaatgcacaacaGAATGGGGCCTCTTGTCCTTCATCCACATGCAATCTCAGAGTAATGAGCATCCACTTCATAATCCATCAAGGACCTGGCCCTCTCTCAAAGCCCTCCAGCAATGTGGTCTGCTCTACCCAACCACAGTGCTAAAGGACCCCCTTTTCTCTGCTGAACCCGGCTTATCAGGTCTCCATCAAGCATTTGTCTCACTGTAGGACATCATGTGCACATCCTTGGGAGCAATTACTTATGATTATACATTTGCTTGACAGAGAGTAAAGAGTGCTCTAAAAATGTCACTGCCAGAACAGCTGACAGATCTGCTCAGTGATCTCAGACTAACCTCTGATTTCCCAGCTCTGATCTGAACCATGGCGTCATCAGGTGGCATCTTTCTTTCTGCAGACTCTGCGCTGGGTGAATGGTGCTCTATCTGTGCATTCGCCTGCTGCTTGTATGAACATGTAGTCACTGCATCGgctgtgttttcctctgtggataATCTACCAGCATCAGCATCCACCAGTGTCTTTAAGCTTTCTGAGACAGCCTACATACACAGAAATGTCATGTTAAGACAGGAAGAACACTGTCAAAGCAACAATAACATCATAAATGAGTGACTCTCGTTAACAACTGAAAAAGAGGTATAAAAACAATTTGTGTAATTTCATGCAATAATGCACTGACAATTACAAATAGTTTATAATGTAATGGTATTTAACTAATATAAAAAACTGTCTGTAGCTACTTTACCTGTAAGTTAGTGATATGCTCCTgcaaacagctgtaaacattAGCAGCTGTAGATAATGGAATAGCACTGGTGTTGACTTCTATTCTCAGAGCACCATCACCTAATTTGAGCTGAATGggggagaaaacacacagacagtgagTGCCCTGAACATCAGCCTACAACACATTTACTAGATAACATCAAATAACATGGCCTCAGCTTTACTTAACATTTGCCACAGTGATTGTAACTTAATGATTAGTAAATTACTTAAAAATTAACCAACAGTTTCAATAATCATTAATTTTGtctctgtttaaaaaataaaagtcattagGTGGAACAGCCACTTTAAAGTGTAGCAATAATTTGCAAGCATTTTCTGCTttactctgttttattttactatgaataaaatatcttaaagctctggactgttggtcagactaaagcaaattaaaaacaccTTATTGTAAAgttgtaatgtgtgtgttttattaacaaaAGCAATCTCTACTTGGACACCTGATTGTAAAATAGGGGTGAAATGGTTACACATACACTGAGTAAGGAGTAATGCTAATGAAATATCAGTAAAACGTCCTATAATGTGAAATGAATACCACAGGCCAGATAAGACCTGTCTAAGGGGAAAGAATCGCCAAATCTGAGGTGAAAATAAGAAATTCCGCTGAAGTGTGTATTAAATCAGCCACACCTGAACACGTTTTGTTAATGTAAACGGTTTGAAACAGCGTTAAATTAGTTATCGACAGTACAAACCCGAGCACAACAGCTGCAACCTGCTGTTAATTAACCGTGAACGAACAGTGGGATGAGCTAAGTTAGCAGCCCTGCTAATATACCACGATGCTAAAAACATTAGCATATAGCTAGCTAAAAACGCGGACTGAATGAACCGTAACTCGGGGAGACGCGGTTCAAAACTGCTCAACAACCAACCTCTTTGCTGAAGTCTACCAAAAGCTtgagtaacacacacatacagtccaTGTAGCTGCTTAATTCATCGTATTCGTTTGGAGAATCGCGTTTCCCACTCAGCTTCATTGTCTCCGCCATTGCTGTTCAACGTTTGCACAATGCTGCCCGCTGATTGGGCAGAATGTGGCGGCGGAGTATGCGCAGTAGATGAAGTAGAAATATTACCGTAAACGTGGGGGTAGAGGTTCaccaataataaaaaaaaaaaagaaaacaggagagcAGTCATTCAGACACTTCATTAAAAGTACTAATGCCACACAGCAAATCTACGTGTCAGGTAGAAGTACTGCACTTAAAGTATACCTTAAGGCTATATGGATAATCAGGTAGTCTAAATGTACTCTTAATCCATAGTAACCGCCACACTGTTAGGCTATCAATTTGTCATTAAGTTATGCCTGAGATTATTACAACTGCAGTCGTTTCATGATCAATTAAtatgctgattatttttattaagtgATCAGTCGGTACAAACATTAATAAATTGTGAAATGAAACACTTAAACCCTCGCTACTTTGCCAAGATGCGTTCAAAATCTCATTTTGTTCAATCAGCAGTTCAAAACTCAAAGGATTATGGCCCACACAAGcagcaatttattttctttaagaaGCTATTGTAAAATACTTATCCTTTTTCAAGACTAGAAAGATCTTATCAAAATaattgctgattattttctacctatcaatcaattaattgattaatcatttcagCTGTACATTATATCAACACTCATGTATTAAAATTTTTTATTGGAGCTGTTTAAGGGGAAGctaattttttttaactattttcTGAAAAACCTATGaacaacaaattattttcattaaggATTAAGCTcctgatttttttcttgaataATTTTACTTATTATCTCTGATTATCTAATTGTTGTAATTCTCTAGGTCCCccatttaccatttaaaatAAGTATATAGCATTTAATAAATGGTTTATAATACACTATAATATAACTGCTATAAGGATGTTTTTGGTGTTTAATAACATCAGCTAATATAATTTTTCTTATGAAAAATATAATAGATTGTTTAACTTTTTGCTGGTCAAGCTGGTGACAAATATCCTGTTAGGAAAATCAATTTTTATAATAGCTTTTTGACACTGCCCTATGCATGAACTAAGGCACCTAAATCAATCTTCATTGGGTAGCATTATTGCTGTAAATGTAGGATGCTGTAGGTAATGGTGATATCATTAGGAGAGGCTTCTGTAGAATAAAGTGCCACTCTGTTCTCATTAAGACTTAAAAAAAAGGCTCAATGGCACTGGTACATAAATTCTATAAAAATACACTCATACTATAGATCAGTACACACTGAAGCTTTTTAGAAATTGGGGAAATACAAGATGAATGATCCTATAAGAAGAAAATTATGTTTTGGCTGTACTCACTGAAATGACCGTAACTGCATGTGTATCTACATCAGCCACAATAAAACTCAAATTATTTCAGTATATTGTGTTATTCTTCAGGATTTctactttaatttatatctacAGTTCAAGAAGAACCTACAAATTTGCAGACTGGCCTGACTCAAATGTGAGATTTGTAGCTACATTTGACTGTATTCCCCCCACTCACTTTTCAGACAGGAGAAAGAATGGTCACTCAATTATAAGAACATTGTCCCTCAGACCACAGCGGACTGTGCAGCAGGGTATTGGGATGGGAACCTGGCCACAATGGCgtatttttctgtgttgagtGACTGTGGGAAAATCT
The nucleotide sequence above comes from Mastacembelus armatus chromosome 22, fMasArm1.2, whole genome shotgun sequence. Encoded proteins:
- the mbip gene encoding MAP3K12-binding inhibitory protein 1, encoding MAETMKLSGKRDSPNEYDELSSYMDCMCVLLKLLVDFSKELKLGDGALRIEVNTSAIPLSTAANVYSCLQEHITNLQAVSESLKTLVDADAGRLSTEENTADAVTTCSYKQQANAQIEHHSPSAESAERKMPPDDAMVQIRAGKSEIERRISAFMERKQMEINENNVREFCNVIDCNQENSCARTDAVFTPYPGFKSHVKVTRVVNTYGPQTRGGGKAESGEQQRGLRAGDCGNTAIEERLHNIETHLKLPAVGPVPFSVYQRLKKLEDRILELEGLSPEYFQSTSHLHKRPKTSPSQACSLTELDEKISAVKAALLKKVNEFGPGYGAECPL